One Syntrophales bacterium DNA window includes the following coding sequences:
- a CDS encoding response regulator: MILVIDDEKSIRDLFESALSDIGCEVYLAENGGEALDILSRKKEIELIFIDLRLFGTNGIELCRQIRKTNSIAIINAITGWSGLFEIEECREAGFDDYFKKPIALDMLFKAVNDAFEKLDRWKNPFSGV; this comes from the coding sequence ATGATCTTGGTGATTGATGATGAAAAATCGATTCGCGACCTTTTCGAGTCCGCCTTAAGCGATATCGGCTGCGAGGTTTATCTTGCGGAAAATGGCGGAGAAGCGCTTGATATTCTCAGCAGAAAAAAGGAAATCGAACTTATTTTTATTGATCTCCGGCTTTTCGGCACAAACGGCATCGAGCTGTGCCGTCAGATTCGCAAGACCAACTCCATCGCCATCATCAATGCCATTACCGGCTGGTCCGGCCTTTTTGAAATCGAAGAGTGCCGGGAAGCCGGTTTCGATGATTATTTCAAGAAACCGATAGCGCTCGATATGCTCTTCAAGGCCGTGAACGACGCCTTTGAAAAACTCGACCGCTGGAAAAATCCTTTTTCCGGAGTCTGA
- a CDS encoding response regulator, which produces MKTIKLLIIDDEIVVQRSCYDIFAEKKSKHDIKYDVHTVSSADEALRILEKERFDIVLTDLKMPGLSGIELIPIIKAGNPETVIVVMTGFSTVSTAVEAMKLGATDFIPKPFTPDEIMDAVENAVARTKGWA; this is translated from the coding sequence ATGAAAACAATAAAATTGCTGATAATAGACGATGAAATCGTCGTCCAGAGAAGCTGCTATGATATTTTTGCGGAAAAGAAGTCAAAACACGACATTAAATATGATGTCCATACCGTTTCCTCTGCCGATGAGGCGCTGCGCATTCTTGAAAAGGAACGCTTTGATATTGTCCTTACCGATCTGAAGATGCCGGGATTATCCGGGATTGAGCTTATACCCATAATCAAAGCCGGCAACCCGGAAACAGTGATTGTTGTCATGACCGGTTTTTCCACCGTCTCAACCGCCGTCGAGGCCATGAAACTCGGTGCAACCGACTTCATTCCCAAACCCTTTACCCCTGACGAGATCATGGACGCGGTAGAAAACGCAGTGGCAAGGACAAAGGGATGGGCATGA
- a CDS encoding ATP-binding protein, whose translation MSKIFLYLEKIFGLQKSYFQSLGFKLFAFISGALIVCVAMAAFYTINIQEPQMIDEALKGADNVGMAIECAATNYMSENDSVKLQRMIERIQQKTEAIESIRFIDSRGIIKKSTIPHEIGRPFNRTERNSGYSRTLEGLDQIKRARIAPAFDGSHHVINVTRVIYNQPGCASQCHGIHPESQKIVGIFDMAISLDSVNRKISINRWSIAAFFLIMTPIGSFLLFWLLRPVNALIEKLKAVSRGDFKTVGPLPPHGGEVGRLAHSFNRMIMKIRADIEYANLLVENAETFDHKDECEPEVGITQTMRQKEDELESVFPEIYDRISDVTNQKIIRSLKLASLGRLSASIAHEINNPLTAVLSYSSLLLDKSEDPKQKAWLETIVEETKRCRNIVAALLEFARQTTPEKTPTNINDVAERAIGLLQNQESFHNIKIIKDIQSALPNVLVDRGQMYQVFMNLMINAADAMENRGVLTIESRLRVVKSTVADDRLLVEVSVTDTGCGIAQKNIERMFDPFFTTKGPTVGTGLGLSICQSIVKRHNGSISVRSKPGEGATFTVSLPVEERIDENNKIADNRR comes from the coding sequence ATGTCTAAGATATTTCTATATTTGGAAAAAATATTCGGGCTGCAGAAGTCTTATTTCCAGAGTCTGGGCTTCAAGCTCTTCGCATTCATCAGCGGGGCGCTGATTGTATGCGTCGCCATGGCCGCTTTTTACACGATCAACATTCAGGAACCGCAAATGATCGACGAGGCGCTCAAAGGGGCGGACAATGTCGGAATGGCGATCGAGTGTGCGGCAACAAATTACATGTCCGAAAATGACAGCGTAAAACTCCAGAGGATGATCGAACGGATTCAGCAAAAAACGGAGGCCATAGAATCCATAAGGTTTATTGACAGCCGGGGGATAATCAAAAAAAGCACAATCCCGCACGAGATTGGCCGCCCCTTCAACAGAACTGAAAGAAACAGCGGTTATTCTCGCACCCTGGAAGGCCTCGATCAAATAAAACGCGCCCGGATCGCTCCCGCGTTTGACGGGAGCCACCATGTAATCAACGTGACAAGAGTGATCTACAATCAGCCAGGCTGCGCAAGCCAGTGTCACGGGATTCACCCTGAGTCACAAAAGATTGTCGGCATCTTCGACATGGCAATTTCCCTTGACAGCGTCAACCGGAAGATTTCCATCAACAGATGGAGCATTGCTGCCTTCTTCCTGATCATGACGCCTATAGGGTCGTTCCTTTTGTTCTGGCTGTTGCGGCCGGTCAATGCGCTGATCGAGAAACTGAAGGCAGTGTCGCGGGGCGACTTCAAAACAGTAGGCCCTCTTCCGCCCCATGGCGGCGAGGTAGGGCGACTGGCCCATTCGTTTAATCGAATGATCATGAAGATTCGCGCGGATATCGAATATGCGAACCTCCTCGTTGAAAACGCCGAGACGTTCGACCACAAGGATGAATGTGAGCCCGAGGTGGGGATTACCCAGACCATGCGTCAGAAAGAGGATGAATTGGAGTCTGTTTTTCCGGAAATTTACGATCGAATCAGCGACGTCACAAACCAGAAAATTATCCGTTCGCTGAAGCTTGCGTCACTCGGCAGACTTTCCGCAAGCATTGCCCATGAAATCAACAACCCCCTGACCGCCGTACTGAGTTACAGCTCGCTGCTTTTGGATAAAAGCGAAGATCCGAAGCAAAAAGCATGGCTCGAAACCATTGTGGAAGAAACCAAAAGGTGTCGCAACATCGTTGCCGCGCTGTTGGAGTTTGCCAGGCAGACAACCCCGGAAAAGACCCCAACCAACATCAACGATGTAGCGGAACGGGCGATCGGTCTGTTGCAGAACCAGGAATCCTTTCACAACATCAAAATCATAAAAGATATCCAATCGGCTCTGCCAAATGTGCTGGTGGATCGAGGGCAGATGTATCAGGTGTTCATGAATCTGATGATCAATGCCGCAGATGCAATGGAAAACAGGGGAGTTTTGACCATTGAATCGCGTCTGCGGGTGGTGAAATCCACGGTAGCCGATGACCGCCTGCTGGTCGAGGTGTCTGTAACCGATACCGGCTGCGGCATAGCTCAGAAAAATATCGAACGCATGTTCGATCCCTTTTTCACGACCAAGGGTCCGACAGTCGGCACAGGACTCGGTCTTTCGATCTGTCAAAGCATTGTCAAGCGTCATAATGGAAGCATCTCGGTGCGAAGCAAGCCCGGGGAAGGAGCAACTTTCACCGTTTCATTGCCAGTTGAGGAAAGAATAGATGAAAACAATAAAATTGCTGATAATAGACGATGA
- the fdhF gene encoding formate dehydrogenase subunit alpha, with protein MTTIPAIDKKNITISIDGLPVSVPEGSTILDAAKKAGARIPTLCHHPALEPIGSCRVCVVQIEGFDRPTTACNTPVIEGMAVKTRSERLFNLRREVIKMILANHPLNCPSCPLSGNCELRGLAYEYDLSEFDIGEYRIQTESNPWKPFSTPILDYHPSRCILCGRCVKACAEIRGLGAITMTVAGARSVIRPVMLDPSLQSRCISCGECMSVCPVNAIEERMAAKKGKPWETKITQTTCAYCGVGCQLDLNVVNNRVVGVTTRDGVGVNRGRLCSKGRFGYNFIHSPERLSRPLMRNEAGELVETTWTTALTKVAREFLRIRDTHGPQSLAVLSSARCTNEENYLVQRLARQAFKTNSVDHCARLUHASTVAGLAAVFGSAAMTNSIAEIEDADLIFVIGTNTSENHPIISHFIKRAVDRRRAKLIVADPRKIDLVDQASYWLRHQPGTDVALLNGIMHWIVKNNLHNKKFIADRCEGFDELAAELQNYPPERVAEITGVPAAEIRAAAELIGKSGRVSFLYAMGITQHTTGTDNVKSIANLAMITGNLGRWGTGVNPLRGQNNVQGAGDCGALPNMLPGYALVSDPEARKRSAAAWGAEVIPEAPGLTATEIIPAAYEGKIRGMYIMGENPILSDPNSSHAEAALRKLDFLVVQDIFLTETAKLADVVLPGASWAEKDGTFTNTERRVQRVRAAIDPVGNSFPDWRITQRIAQLMGIKMDFSSPEQIFNQMRREIPIYAGITYDRLDREGGLQWPCPDIDHPGTTFLFEKTFNRGRGLLTAIKYRPAAEKIDAEFPLLLTTGRIQYQYHTGTMTRRSPSLNMLAPEAILEINPADAKAQGVAEGEMVSLSSRRGEILIRAGVSERVPEGVLFTTFHYSEAPINRLTNDALDPIAKIPEFKVSAVHIDKVAPATTDPDR; from the coding sequence ATGACGACAATACCTGCTATAGACAAAAAAAACATCACGATTAGCATCGACGGCTTGCCTGTCTCCGTCCCGGAAGGCTCGACGATTCTTGACGCCGCCAAAAAAGCCGGCGCGCGGATACCTACCCTTTGCCACCATCCGGCGCTTGAACCGATAGGCTCCTGCCGGGTGTGCGTCGTTCAAATTGAGGGTTTTGACCGGCCCACTACGGCCTGCAACACGCCGGTCATCGAGGGAATGGCGGTCAAGACGCGTTCGGAAAGGCTTTTCAATCTTCGCCGCGAGGTGATCAAGATGATCCTCGCCAACCATCCCCTTAATTGTCCATCCTGCCCCCTTAGCGGCAACTGCGAGCTGCGGGGTCTGGCTTACGAGTACGATCTCTCCGAGTTCGATATCGGCGAGTATCGCATCCAAACGGAAAGCAATCCCTGGAAGCCGTTTTCAACGCCCATTCTGGACTACCATCCGAGCCGCTGCATTCTCTGCGGAAGATGCGTGAAGGCATGCGCCGAGATTCGCGGATTAGGCGCCATCACCATGACCGTCGCTGGCGCGCGCTCGGTCATCAGACCGGTTATGCTGGATCCCAGTTTGCAGTCACGCTGCATTTCCTGTGGCGAATGCATGAGCGTCTGTCCTGTAAATGCGATCGAAGAGCGCATGGCCGCTAAGAAGGGAAAGCCCTGGGAAACGAAAATAACGCAGACGACCTGCGCCTACTGTGGCGTCGGCTGCCAGCTCGATCTGAATGTGGTGAATAACCGCGTGGTCGGCGTCACTACCAGAGACGGCGTCGGGGTTAATCGCGGCAGGCTCTGCTCCAAGGGAAGGTTCGGATACAACTTCATCCATAGTCCGGAGCGACTGAGCCGGCCGCTGATGCGCAACGAAGCAGGCGAGCTTGTAGAAACCACCTGGACCACGGCGCTGACCAAGGTGGCCCGGGAGTTCCTGCGCATCCGCGACACCCATGGCCCGCAGTCGCTTGCAGTCCTCTCCAGTGCAAGATGCACGAATGAAGAGAACTATCTCGTCCAGAGGTTGGCCAGGCAGGCCTTTAAAACCAACAGCGTCGATCACTGCGCCCGTCTCTGACACGCTTCCACCGTGGCCGGTCTGGCCGCTGTATTCGGAAGCGCCGCGATGACCAACTCGATTGCGGAAATTGAAGACGCCGACCTCATCTTTGTGATCGGCACCAATACCAGCGAAAACCATCCCATCATCTCCCATTTCATCAAAAGGGCCGTTGATCGCCGCAGGGCGAAACTAATTGTCGCTGATCCGCGGAAGATCGATCTTGTCGATCAGGCGAGTTACTGGCTGCGTCATCAACCAGGGACAGATGTCGCTTTGCTCAACGGTATTATGCACTGGATCGTCAAGAATAATCTGCATAACAAAAAATTCATTGCCGATCGATGCGAGGGATTTGATGAACTTGCCGCCGAACTTCAGAACTATCCGCCGGAACGGGTTGCGGAAATCACCGGCGTTCCGGCTGCTGAAATCCGCGCAGCCGCCGAACTGATCGGCAAATCGGGGCGCGTTTCTTTCCTCTACGCAATGGGAATCACCCAGCACACAACCGGGACGGACAACGTCAAATCTATTGCCAATCTCGCCATGATCACCGGCAATCTCGGACGTTGGGGAACAGGAGTTAATCCGCTGCGCGGTCAGAATAACGTTCAGGGGGCCGGTGATTGCGGCGCACTGCCGAACATGCTGCCAGGCTACGCGCTGGTATCCGATCCCGAAGCCAGAAAAAGAAGCGCCGCCGCCTGGGGCGCCGAAGTGATTCCCGAAGCGCCGGGCCTGACGGCGACCGAAATCATTCCCGCCGCCTATGAAGGTAAAATACGCGGCATGTATATTATGGGAGAAAATCCAATTCTCTCCGATCCAAACTCCAGCCATGCAGAAGCGGCCCTGCGCAAACTTGATTTTCTCGTTGTTCAGGACATCTTTCTGACGGAAACCGCCAAGTTGGCGGACGTCGTCCTGCCCGGCGCCTCCTGGGCAGAGAAAGACGGCACATTTACAAACACCGAACGCCGGGTGCAAAGGGTGCGAGCCGCCATTGATCCGGTCGGCAACAGTTTCCCCGATTGGCGCATAACTCAGCGCATTGCCCAACTGATGGGGATTAAGATGGACTTCTCTTCGCCTGAACAGATATTTAACCAGATGCGCCGAGAAATTCCCATTTACGCCGGGATCACCTACGACCGCCTCGACCGCGAGGGCGGGCTGCAGTGGCCATGCCCGGACATTGATCATCCGGGGACCACTTTCCTGTTCGAAAAAACCTTTAATCGCGGCAGGGGATTATTGACGGCGATTAAATATCGTCCCGCGGCTGAAAAAATTGATGCTGAATTTCCGCTTCTACTCACCACTGGCCGAATCCAATATCAGTATCATACCGGGACAATGACGCGCCGCTCTCCCAGTTTGAATATGCTGGCGCCGGAGGCTATTCTCGAGATCAACCCCGCCGATGCGAAAGCGCAGGGCGTTGCAGAGGGAGAAATGGTGTCGCTTTCATCGCGTCGGGGAGAGATTCTTATCCGTGCCGGCGTCAGCGAGCGTGTCCCTGAAGGCGTTCTTTTCACTACTTTTCACTACTCTGAGGCTCCGATCAACCGGCTTACCAACGACGCCCTCGATCCGATTGCAAAAATTCCTGAATTCAAGGTGTCTGCCGTACATATAGACAAAGTTGCCCCTGCAACCACCGATCCGGACCGGTGA
- a CDS encoding FAD-dependent oxidoreductase, protein MAKVIIGSWQDKLTDNRNISQADIEDSYSDVDKLLKENRLRAFIGWDGFFIFDREAPVVDMLRAYVQKVQDESCGYCTPCRVGTQVVADRLGAIANGFGSQNDLDEIRKMAMVIRDTSMCELGHTSMNALLKAMEVMPEVFEQAIRERRPLARGVYHAMATAPCIETCPAHLDVPRYIDAIRSGNYFESLSIIVRKNPLAGICGRVCVKPCESVCRRAELDSAVSIKSLKRFASDQVYSNAVTKITQVVPLPLTSNKKVAIIGAGPAGLTAAFFLRRNGYSVRVFEALNEPGGMSAVGIPDYRLPRDIINTEVKRIAGEGVEFSYGVRIGRDIALKELRSEYDAVLIAIGAHGSKDVGMAGEDLKPVGLVSGVEFLRDMNTLHPQGKFIPPEGRHVVVVGGGNVAMDCARSAVRLGYPRVSVVYRRTEKEMPADHEEIRDAKLEGVEFHFLTHPLRLEINDGKVTGMNCVKMALGEPDASGRRRPVEVAGSEFLLACDVVIPAIGQATDFSFSSDDFPVKATKWGTVEIDKDTLMSSQDGIFSSGDCVTGPKALIDAMGNGIHAAQVIDLYLRGEKMRLPESELLYRMIKAMDLPVSPVDRVGDEIRCDLDQRTVADRIGDFNEIEQGYSPEEAIHEAQRCLRCYRVAMFVTEE, encoded by the coding sequence GTGGCTAAAGTGATCATCGGCTCCTGGCAGGATAAACTCACCGACAATCGGAATATTTCTCAAGCTGATATAGAGGACTCATATTCAGATGTCGATAAGCTGCTGAAAGAAAACCGTCTCAGGGCGTTTATCGGCTGGGACGGCTTTTTTATTTTTGACCGCGAAGCGCCCGTAGTTGACATGTTGCGGGCTTATGTCCAGAAGGTTCAGGATGAAAGCTGCGGCTACTGCACCCCGTGTCGTGTCGGCACGCAGGTTGTAGCCGACAGGCTCGGCGCCATCGCCAATGGCTTCGGTTCTCAGAACGACCTTGACGAAATCAGGAAAATGGCAATGGTCATCCGCGATACATCGATGTGCGAACTTGGGCATACATCGATGAACGCCCTGCTCAAGGCCATGGAGGTCATGCCTGAAGTTTTCGAACAGGCGATCCGCGAACGGCGTCCATTGGCTCGCGGGGTGTATCATGCCATGGCCACCGCCCCCTGTATCGAGACATGCCCGGCCCATCTTGACGTGCCTCGCTATATAGATGCGATTCGGAGCGGGAACTACTTTGAGAGCTTAAGCATCATCGTCCGTAAAAATCCGCTTGCCGGAATCTGCGGTCGGGTCTGCGTCAAACCATGCGAGTCCGTCTGCCGTCGCGCGGAGTTAGATTCTGCCGTCTCGATAAAATCCCTCAAACGTTTTGCAAGCGATCAGGTCTATTCCAATGCGGTAACCAAAATTACCCAGGTCGTCCCCCTTCCCCTGACCTCCAATAAAAAGGTGGCGATCATCGGCGCTGGACCGGCGGGTTTGACCGCAGCGTTTTTTCTGAGGAGAAATGGCTACAGCGTAAGGGTGTTCGAAGCCCTGAATGAACCAGGCGGAATGAGCGCAGTCGGCATCCCTGACTATCGGCTTCCCCGCGACATCATCAATACCGAGGTGAAGCGAATTGCCGGCGAGGGTGTGGAATTCAGCTATGGCGTTCGAATCGGCAGGGATATCGCCCTCAAAGAGCTTCGCTCCGAATATGACGCGGTGCTGATCGCCATCGGCGCCCATGGGAGCAAGGATGTCGGCATGGCGGGAGAGGATTTAAAGCCGGTCGGGCTGGTTTCCGGCGTCGAATTCCTCCGGGATATGAATACGCTGCATCCCCAGGGCAAGTTCATCCCTCCTGAGGGAAGGCATGTGGTGGTGGTCGGCGGCGGCAATGTGGCGATGGACTGCGCACGCAGCGCAGTGCGGCTCGGATATCCCCGGGTCAGCGTCGTTTATCGGCGCACCGAAAAGGAGATGCCGGCGGACCACGAGGAGATCAGGGATGCGAAACTTGAAGGGGTGGAGTTTCATTTTCTCACCCATCCTCTCCGGCTTGAAATTAATGACGGGAAAGTAACCGGGATGAATTGCGTCAAAATGGCCCTGGGTGAACCGGATGCCTCCGGGCGAAGACGACCGGTCGAGGTTGCTGGCTCTGAATTTCTGCTTGCCTGCGATGTAGTAATTCCTGCAATCGGTCAGGCAACGGACTTTTCCTTTTCCAGCGATGATTTCCCTGTTAAAGCAACGAAATGGGGTACAGTCGAGATCGATAAAGATACACTGATGAGTTCTCAGGACGGGATATTCTCCTCGGGTGACTGCGTGACGGGGCCTAAAGCGCTGATCGACGCCATGGGCAATGGCATCCATGCCGCACAAGTTATCGATCTCTATCTCCGCGGGGAAAAGATGCGGCTGCCGGAAAGCGAACTGTTATACCGGATGATTAAGGCGATGGATCTACCTGTATCGCCGGTGGATCGGGTCGGCGATGAAATCCGCTGCGATCTCGATCAGAGAACGGTTGCAGATCGTATCGGCGACTTTAATGAAATTGAACAGGGCTACAGTCCCGAAGAGGCGATTCATGAGGCGCAGAGGTGTCTCCGCTGCTACCGGGTGGCCATGTTCGTGACGGAAGAGTGA
- a CDS encoding response regulator, producing the protein MDKMQEKGKRVLILDDEAVILKTCTDILSGTGLDVITTTSVQECFDIAGRGDVDLFVTDIMMPELNGVEVIRRLRKDNPTLTVIVITGYPSMGTARDVMKLGAYDYIPKPFTPKEFSNTVFDALGKLNPKKAIRETLVLQILERTVDDPDFFDRLYMEGSDALKDYNISNEAKSAIARGDLRWIEENVSKLNEKQMMSIARILEREIW; encoded by the coding sequence ATGGATAAAATGCAGGAAAAAGGCAAAAGAGTTTTAATTCTGGACGACGAGGCGGTGATCCTGAAAACGTGCACGGATATCCTCTCTGGCACGGGCTTGGACGTGATTACGACAACCTCCGTACAGGAATGTTTCGATATCGCCGGCAGGGGCGACGTCGATTTGTTTGTCACCGATATCATGATGCCGGAACTCAACGGCGTTGAGGTTATCCGCCGGCTGCGCAAAGACAATCCGACGCTCACCGTAATTGTGATCACCGGTTATCCGTCGATGGGCACGGCGCGCGACGTAATGAAGCTCGGCGCTTACGATTATATTCCCAAGCCCTTTACCCCCAAGGAGTTCAGCAATACGGTTTTTGACGCCCTTGGCAAACTTAACCCTAAAAAAGCCATCCGGGAAACGCTCGTTCTCCAGATCCTTGAGCGAACAGTGGACGACCCGGATTTTTTCGACCGTCTATATATGGAAGGTTCCGACGCCCTGAAAGACTACAACATCAGCAACGAGGCGAAAAGCGCGATTGCCCGCGGTGATTTGCGCTGGATTGAAGAGAATGTCAGCAAACTTAATGAGAAACAGATGATGTCCATCGCCAGAATCCTTGAAAGAGAGATCTGGTAA
- the fdhF gene encoding formate dehydrogenase subunit alpha, whose amino-acid sequence MDNKVRMNIDGKDIEATVGQTILEVARAQGIAIPTLCHYEGTTDVGACRVCVVEIENAKTLVPSCCTPVSPGMVITTSSPKVIAARKMIIELLWSSGDHNCLTCEKNGACELQDLIYQLGLEKPRFQIAPPGHKIEQTNAMIQRDLNKCILCGRCVRVCNEIQVNEVLDFSGRGARTKVGPAFAADYIDSICYFCGECVDACPVGALTFKQARFAGRPWELKKVRTTCPYCGVGCQMDLNIHNNRIVKVTGNRAYKQPNGGSLCVKGRFGLDFVGHPDRLKAPLLRREKGGEFTEASWNEAYDFIANRLGKIKAESGPDSIAGLSSARCANEENYLFQKFMRAVIGTNNVDHCARLCHSVTIAGMVAAFGSGAMTNSIEEIELADLLLVTGSNTTETHPVISSRIKRAVRQHGAGLIVIDPREVDLIHYATLWLRQKPGTDVAVLNGIMNVIIAEGLYAQEYIAERTKGFETMAQTVAGYTPEKVEMISGVPAQDLRAAAHLYAKANRAAILFAMGITQHTTGTDNVKSCANLAMLCGNIGIEGGGVDPLRGQNNVQGACDMGALPNVFPSYQPVESLDARSTLEKAWDVSLSPKPGKTVMEMMEAAASGEIRALYVMGENPMLSDPDLTHVEKALKNLDLLIVQDIFLTETAQLADVVLPTACFAEKDGTFTNTERRVQRIRKAVQPPGQAKADLEIIAAIATKMGYPMPYQSSGAIMGEINSVAPIYGGITYARIEEEGLQWPCPSEDHPGTRFLHKDGFSRGLGLFHAVEYIPPAELPDQDYPFILSTGRVLYQYHTGTMTRRSAGSEELCPESLVEINPTDADGLGIANGQMVMVTSRRGRVRVKAKITNRSDQGTIFMNFHFHETAVNMLTNPALDPIGKIPEFKVCAVRVEAA is encoded by the coding sequence ATGGATAACAAAGTCCGCATGAACATCGACGGAAAAGATATCGAGGCAACCGTCGGTCAGACGATCCTGGAGGTTGCCCGGGCGCAGGGCATTGCTATTCCCACGCTCTGCCATTATGAAGGGACCACCGATGTCGGGGCCTGTCGTGTCTGCGTTGTAGAAATCGAAAATGCGAAAACCCTCGTTCCCTCCTGCTGCACACCGGTCAGCCCCGGCATGGTCATTACCACCAGCTCTCCCAAGGTCATCGCGGCCAGAAAAATGATTATTGAGCTGCTCTGGTCCTCCGGCGATCACAACTGCCTGACCTGCGAAAAAAACGGCGCCTGCGAGTTGCAGGATCTTATCTATCAACTGGGACTCGAAAAACCGCGTTTTCAAATTGCCCCCCCGGGACACAAAATCGAGCAGACCAACGCCATGATTCAGCGGGATCTCAACAAATGCATCCTCTGCGGCCGTTGCGTCCGCGTCTGCAACGAGATTCAGGTCAACGAAGTGCTTGATTTTTCGGGTCGCGGCGCCCGGACGAAGGTGGGCCCGGCCTTCGCTGCCGACTACATAGATTCGATCTGTTACTTCTGCGGCGAGTGCGTCGATGCCTGCCCGGTGGGCGCGCTGACGTTCAAACAGGCCCGTTTCGCCGGTCGGCCCTGGGAGCTGAAAAAGGTGCGGACGACCTGCCCTTACTGCGGAGTAGGCTGCCAGATGGATCTCAATATCCATAACAACCGCATCGTCAAGGTCACCGGCAACCGCGCGTATAAACAGCCGAACGGCGGAAGTCTCTGCGTCAAAGGCCGCTTCGGACTTGATTTTGTCGGCCACCCGGATCGCCTGAAGGCGCCGCTGCTCCGCAGGGAAAAAGGCGGAGAGTTCACGGAAGCAAGCTGGAATGAGGCCTATGATTTCATAGCAAATCGTCTTGGCAAAATTAAAGCGGAGTCCGGACCGGACAGCATTGCCGGCCTCTCTTCGGCCCGCTGCGCCAATGAGGAAAATTATCTTTTTCAGAAGTTCATGCGCGCGGTTATCGGCACCAATAATGTTGATCACTGCGCCCGTCTGTGCCACTCCGTGACGATAGCCGGCATGGTCGCCGCCTTCGGCAGCGGCGCCATGACGAATTCCATTGAGGAAATCGAACTGGCCGACCTGCTTTTGGTCACGGGAAGCAACACGACGGAAACCCATCCCGTGATCTCGTCGCGCATCAAACGAGCCGTTCGCCAACATGGCGCCGGGCTGATCGTCATTGACCCTCGGGAGGTTGACCTGATTCATTATGCGACCCTTTGGCTTCGTCAGAAACCGGGAACGGACGTTGCCGTCCTGAACGGCATAATGAACGTCATCATCGCCGAAGGCCTTTACGCCCAAGAATATATTGCGGAACGAACAAAAGGGTTTGAAACAATGGCGCAAACAGTCGCTGGCTACACGCCCGAGAAAGTCGAGATGATTTCCGGAGTGCCGGCACAAGACCTGCGAGCAGCCGCGCACCTCTATGCGAAGGCAAACCGCGCCGCCATTCTCTTTGCGATGGGCATCACGCAGCACACCACCGGAACCGACAACGTTAAATCATGCGCAAATCTGGCGATGCTGTGCGGCAATATCGGCATTGAGGGGGGCGGGGTCGATCCCCTTCGGGGGCAGAACAACGTTCAGGGCGCCTGCGACATGGGGGCGCTGCCAAATGTTTTCCCCAGCTACCAGCCCGTGGAGAGCCTCGATGCGCGGAGCACTCTGGAGAAGGCCTGGGATGTCTCTCTGTCGCCCAAACCTGGGAAAACGGTTATGGAAATGATGGAAGCTGCCGCGTCTGGGGAAATCAGGGCCCTGTATGTTATGGGTGAAAATCCTATGCTCTCTGATCCGGATTTGACCCATGTGGAAAAGGCTCTGAAAAATCTAGATCTGCTTATCGTTCAGGATATCTTTCTGACGGAAACGGCGCAGCTTGCCGATGTGGTCCTTCCCACCGCCTGCTTTGCCGAAAAAGATGGAACCTTCACCAATACAGAAAGAAGGGTCCAACGCATCCGCAAGGCCGTGCAGCCTCCGGGGCAGGCCAAGGCGGACCTGGAGATCATTGCGGCCATCGCAACGAAGATGGGCTATCCGATGCCTTACCAATCGTCTGGCGCAATCATGGGGGAGATCAACTCAGTCGCCCCGATTTATGGCGGAATTACCTACGCCCGCATTGAAGAAGAGGGCTTGCAATGGCCCTGCCCCAGCGAGGATCACCCCGGCACCCGTTTCCTCCACAAGGACGGATTCAGCCGGGGGCTTGGTCTCTTTCATGCCGTAGAATACATTCCCCCGGCGGAATTGCCGGATCAGGACTATCCCTTTATCCTTTCCACCGGTCGTGTCCTCTATCAGTACCATACCGGCACCATGACGCGGCGATCCGCGGGAAGTGAAGAACTCTGCCCCGAGTCCCTCGTGGAGATCAACCCCACCGATGCAGATGGCTTGGGGATAGCGAACGGACAGATGGTAATGGTAACTTCCCGCCGAGGCAGGGTGCGGGTCAAAGCCAAAATCACCAACCGCTCCGATCAGGGGACGATCTTTATGAACTTTCATTTTCACGAAACTGCTGTTAATATGCTGACCAACCCGGCGCTTGATCCGATCGGGAAGATCCCGGAATTCAAGGTCTGCGCCGTCCGGGTAGAGGCGGCTTGA